From Thermoanaerobacterales bacterium:
TGAAGAGGTCCAGCAGCCTGTGCAATATGGACCCCGTATAAAAGCGATTGCCGTCTACTGGCGTCAGTATCAGCTCCTTCCCTATGAGCGCACAAGCGAGCTGTTCGCTGATCTCTTCAGCCATCAGCTTAGTCAGGCTACCCTGGTTAACACAAACGAGGCTTGTTACGAGATCCTGGAGCCCGTGGAAGAAGAGATCAAGCAGCAGGTGATTGCTTCTACCGTTGCCAATTTTGATGAAACAGGTGTGCGCACCAATGGAAAAGGGGAATGGCTCCATGTAGCCAGCACGGAGAAACTGACTTTTTATGCTGTCCATCCAAAACGTGGCGAGGAAGCCATCAATGCCATTGGGATTCTACCTGAGTTCCAAGGGACTGCAGTTCATGATGCATGGGAGTCCTATTTCAAATACGACTGCGACCATGCTCTTTGCAATGCCCACCACCTGCGAGAGCTAACCGGTATCTTTGAACAGGAGAAAAAGGAATGGCAAAAGGAGATGATTGAACTGCTACTCGAGATCAAAAAGGCTGTTGACGAGAGAAGAGCTGAAGCTGATAAATTAGACCCAGCGCAGATTGAGATCTTCGAAGCAAGATATGATCAGATCATCGAGAAGGGCATTGCCGAAGATCCACCCCCTATACCCGAAGATAAACCTCGGAAGCGTGGTAGAAAGAAACAAAGCAGAGCTAAAAACTTGCTCGACCGCTTGAAGAAACATCGCAGGGAGACACTAGCATTCATGTACGATTTTAGCGTCCCGTTTGACAACAATCAGGCAGAGAGGGACATCAGGATGATGAAAGTTCAGCAGAAGATATCAGGCGCAT
This genomic window contains:
- a CDS encoding IS66 family transposase, with amino-acid sequence MQYGPRIKAIAVYWRQYQLLPYERTSELFADLFSHQLSQATLVNTNEACYEILEPVEEEIKQQVIASTVANFDETGVRTNGKGEWLHVASTEKLTFYAVHPKRGEEAINAIGILPEFQGTAVHDAWESYFKYDCDHALCNAHHLRELTGIFEQEKKEWQKEMIELLLEIKKAVDERRAEADKLDPAQIEIFEARYDQIIEKGIAEDPPPIPEDKPRKRGRKKQSRAKNLLDRLKKHRRETLAFMYDFSVPFDNNQAERDIRMMKVQQKISGAFRSARGANIFCRIRGYISTLRKNSISVINALQATFEGNPFIPT